Proteins from a single region of Salinibacter grassmerensis:
- a CDS encoding DinB family protein, whose translation MEETINIAEARAEDPEALREALVDQFRYLVDEITALRTVAGGLPDEILGGRPEPDALTMKELYGAIATLDAEVRRTRVDRIVDEEEPVLAPVDIDAEVYDADWNERAIDDILQEVKAARRALTERLDELPLDAWHRAATLGDETLTLFGLVHRMTKDDFQRLRDLGYRLHGAHLSEDDEPLPT comes from the coding sequence ATGGAAGAGACCATTAACATTGCTGAGGCACGGGCCGAGGATCCTGAGGCCCTGCGAGAGGCCCTGGTGGACCAGTTTCGGTACCTCGTCGACGAGATTACGGCACTCCGGACGGTGGCGGGGGGGCTGCCCGATGAGATTCTCGGCGGGCGCCCTGAGCCCGACGCCCTTACGATGAAGGAGCTGTACGGCGCCATCGCTACGCTCGACGCAGAGGTGCGTCGGACGCGGGTCGACCGGATTGTTGATGAGGAGGAGCCGGTCCTGGCGCCAGTTGACATTGACGCGGAGGTGTACGACGCGGACTGGAATGAACGTGCCATCGACGACATTCTGCAGGAGGTAAAGGCGGCCCGGCGCGCCCTCACCGAACGGCTGGACGAGTTGCCCCTCGACGCCTGGCACCGCGCCGCCACGCTGGGGGATGAGACGCTCACCCTCTTCGGGCTGGTCCACCGCATGACGAAGGACGACTTCCAGCGGCTTCGTGACCTGGGCTACCGTCTGCACGGGGCTCATCTCTCCGAGGACGACGAGCCCCTGCCGACCTAG
- the holA gene encoding DNA polymerase III subunit delta — protein MAKDTGPSYDDLATAFRHQNFDPLYFFFGEETFLIDELQELLISEALAPSQHDFNLDVVYGSETEASEVIGLCQGFPAGAPKRVVVVREFEKLENNRQFKSYATQPNPQAIVLLACTSKPNLSAHPYRALKEHAEWSQFESPYDNEMPGWIQDYVQGQGYEIKPKAVQMLADYVGTDLQRAASEIEKLITFAGDTTQLTADDVLAASGQTREFNVFELQSALGEGRPADAQRIVDRILQQASNPRSESIMMVAVLNGYFDKLWKLQKPGALRENKYDLAGYIGVSPYFVEEYKHAAQRYDRSAIADAYSALVAADYELKGGASREASLVMTLLLRRLLPPDSRPVAA, from the coding sequence ATGGCAAAAGACACGGGCCCGTCCTACGATGATCTGGCCACGGCCTTTCGGCACCAAAACTTCGACCCCCTCTACTTCTTCTTCGGAGAGGAGACGTTCCTGATCGACGAGCTGCAGGAACTGCTCATCAGCGAGGCGCTCGCGCCGAGCCAGCACGACTTCAACCTCGACGTGGTGTACGGGTCGGAGACCGAGGCCTCGGAGGTCATCGGGCTGTGCCAGGGCTTCCCGGCGGGCGCCCCCAAGCGGGTTGTCGTTGTGCGCGAGTTCGAGAAGCTCGAGAACAACCGGCAATTTAAGAGTTACGCCACACAGCCCAATCCGCAGGCCATCGTCCTGCTCGCCTGCACCAGCAAACCGAACCTGAGCGCCCATCCGTACCGCGCGTTGAAGGAGCACGCCGAATGGTCCCAGTTTGAGTCGCCGTACGACAACGAGATGCCGGGCTGGATTCAAGACTACGTGCAGGGACAGGGGTACGAGATTAAACCCAAGGCCGTACAGATGCTCGCCGACTACGTGGGCACCGACCTGCAACGGGCGGCCAGCGAGATCGAGAAGCTCATCACGTTTGCCGGTGACACCACGCAGCTCACGGCCGACGATGTGCTCGCCGCCAGCGGCCAGACGCGCGAGTTCAACGTCTTCGAGCTACAGAGTGCTCTCGGGGAAGGGCGTCCCGCCGATGCGCAGCGCATCGTGGACCGCATTCTGCAGCAGGCGTCCAACCCGCGCAGTGAGTCCATCATGATGGTGGCCGTGCTCAACGGCTATTTCGACAAGCTCTGGAAGTTGCAGAAGCCCGGGGCCCTGCGCGAGAACAAGTATGACCTTGCCGGTTACATCGGGGTGAGCCCCTATTTCGTAGAGGAGTACAAGCACGCTGCCCAGCGCTACGACCGTTCGGCGATTGCCGACGCCTATTCAGCTCTCGTAGCGGCGGACTACGAGCTCAAAGGCGGGGCGTCCCGCGAGGCTTCGCTCGTGATGACGCTCCTGTTGCGGCGGTTGCTTCCGCCAGATTCTCGTCCGGTGGCGGCGTAG
- a CDS encoding anti-sigma factor — protein MQFPERPFNGEASGNGASSYEWLDEWLCEYVDGTMDPSVEAVFEQYVEANPELKAHIERLRQTRELLCGSEDAGVAPQTSTMEDATREVEGDLRRDSAPQLFSAEEASRPVVALGLASSIAVALVVGFLAGSMLVEPSTLSSGPATAVERQAVPSEVREEASPRRSGVGRSRTSRPSSLSSGDRLFTLPMDALAPSADTGRAVPTFMTVGER, from the coding sequence ATGCAGTTCCCCGAGCGACCCTTTAACGGAGAGGCGTCCGGCAATGGGGCCTCTTCCTACGAGTGGCTCGACGAGTGGCTCTGCGAGTACGTGGATGGAACGATGGATCCCTCGGTCGAGGCCGTGTTTGAGCAGTATGTGGAGGCCAACCCTGAGTTGAAAGCCCATATAGAACGCCTCCGCCAGACGCGTGAGCTGCTCTGCGGGAGCGAGGACGCAGGGGTAGCGCCGCAGACCTCCACAATGGAGGACGCTACACGAGAGGTCGAAGGGGATCTTCGCCGAGACTCCGCCCCACAACTGTTCTCGGCGGAGGAGGCCAGCCGGCCCGTCGTGGCCCTGGGGCTTGCGTCGTCCATCGCTGTTGCTCTCGTCGTGGGGTTTCTCGCCGGATCAATGCTCGTGGAGCCGTCCACACTTTCGTCTGGGCCGGCCACCGCGGTTGAGCGACAGGCCGTGCCATCGGAGGTGCGAGAAGAAGCATCGCCGCGACGAAGTGGAGTGGGCCGGAGCCGCACGTCGCGCCCCTCGTCGCTCTCGTCGGGCGACCGTCTCTTCACGCTTCCGATGGACGCCCTGGCACCGAGTGCCGACACGGGCCGCGCGGTGCCAACATTCATGACGGTTGGGGAGCGCTGA
- a CDS encoding DUF3177 family protein has protein sequence MLPLLIRLDFVLATALLVVAPLGLLLASVRQPAVRGRLLAYWRASSLLMVTVYLMVDGRPGAFVAGNTALVAIPLALHAGDVLSVPGPMSLGEGAAATWFRRWRAGATAFCGASLLLTVPALRCGWDAAENPVCAAWLEPPRKLHRALHPSVDPATLGDAATIGLLVYGGYLAASVVRVGWAIRGA, from the coding sequence GTGCTTCCCCTCCTCATCCGTCTTGACTTTGTTCTCGCCACGGCGCTTCTGGTCGTCGCGCCGCTGGGGCTCCTGCTTGCGTCGGTGCGGCAGCCCGCGGTGCGGGGACGTCTTCTGGCCTACTGGCGGGCCTCGTCGCTGCTGATGGTGACGGTGTACTTGATGGTAGACGGTCGCCCAGGGGCCTTCGTGGCGGGCAACACAGCCCTCGTTGCGATCCCGCTCGCGCTCCACGCCGGTGACGTTCTTTCCGTGCCCGGGCCGATGTCTCTGGGGGAGGGAGCCGCAGCGACTTGGTTTCGGCGGTGGCGAGCGGGGGCCACGGCTTTCTGTGGCGCGAGTCTGCTACTCACGGTGCCCGCGCTCCGGTGCGGCTGGGATGCTGCTGAGAACCCTGTCTGTGCGGCCTGGCTGGAGCCCCCGCGGAAGCTTCATCGTGCCCTCCATCCGTCGGTAGACCCGGCAACCCTCGGGGATGCTGCCACGATTGGACTCCTGGTCTACGGGGGATACCTCGCGGCGTCCGTGGTCCGCGTCGGGTGGGCGATCCGGGGGGCGTAA
- a CDS encoding low molecular weight phosphatase family protein — translation MSVQLLFVCTGNTCRSPLAEALSEARGVSAGSAGVSAAAGDGAAPNADRALREARGLSLRSHTPRDVSEADLVAAERVVAMSPAVARRLCDDHDLASDAVVTWAIPDPYGGSLADYRWCLEEISAALDSLLASG, via the coding sequence ATGAGCGTACAACTTCTCTTCGTCTGCACCGGCAATACATGCCGAAGCCCCCTGGCCGAAGCCCTTTCGGAGGCCCGAGGTGTGTCGGCCGGGAGTGCAGGGGTATCTGCGGCTGCGGGCGACGGGGCGGCGCCCAATGCGGATCGGGCCCTGCGTGAGGCACGGGGCCTGTCACTTCGTTCCCACACGCCCCGCGATGTGTCCGAGGCGGATCTGGTGGCGGCCGAGCGGGTCGTGGCCATGAGTCCAGCGGTGGCGCGCCGGCTCTGCGACGATCACGACCTGGCCTCGGATGCGGTGGTTACCTGGGCCATCCCTGATCCCTACGGTGGATCCCTTGCCGATTACCGATGGTGCCTCGAAGAGATCAGCGCAGCTCTGGACAGTCTTCTCGCGTCGGGGTAG
- a CDS encoding TrmH family RNA methyltransferase produces MPTSLSNRRRKAIAALTRRRGRRRHDRTLVEGPRALRAALDADAPLVEAVVTPEGLGDSTVQVLLEQLSVSVYETDPDTMTTLTDVETPQGVVAVAERRLRDPDAVPEHLGETGTVLILDGVQDPGNVGTLLRTAAWFGARAVVAGPGTAGLYGPKVMRAGAGSHWALELARTDSPGPLLDRLRRHGAALYGADLQGTRADTWGPDRPSALVLGSEAHGLSAAVLDRLDLTVSLPGAPGRPAAESLNVAVAGGILLYEWLGP; encoded by the coding sequence ATGCCCACGTCCCTGTCCAACCGCCGACGCAAGGCCATCGCCGCCCTCACCCGCCGCCGGGGCCGCCGCCGCCACGACCGGACGCTCGTGGAGGGGCCCCGCGCCCTTCGGGCCGCCCTCGACGCGGACGCCCCCCTCGTGGAGGCCGTCGTTACGCCCGAGGGGCTCGGCGACTCGACCGTGCAGGTTCTTCTAGAGCAACTGTCGGTCTCTGTGTACGAGACGGACCCCGATACGATGACGACCCTCACCGACGTGGAGACGCCTCAGGGCGTCGTGGCCGTGGCGGAGCGTCGTCTTCGGGATCCCGATGCAGTGCCTGAGCACCTCGGCGAGACCGGCACCGTCCTCATACTGGACGGGGTGCAGGACCCGGGCAACGTGGGCACACTGCTCCGGACGGCGGCGTGGTTCGGCGCTCGGGCCGTCGTGGCCGGGCCCGGCACCGCAGGGCTGTACGGCCCCAAAGTGATGCGCGCAGGAGCCGGCAGTCACTGGGCCTTGGAGCTGGCCCGTACGGACTCCCCAGGCCCCCTCCTCGACCGCCTTCGCCGCCATGGTGCGGCCCTCTACGGGGCCGACCTCCAGGGCACCCGCGCCGATACTTGGGGGCCCGACCGCCCCTCTGCGCTCGTACTGGGCAGCGAGGCCCACGGCCTCAGCGCCGCTGTCCTCGACCGCCTCGACCTGACGGTTTCCCTCCCCGGCGCCCCCGGTCGTCCCGCCGCCGAATCGCTCAATGTAGCCGTCGCCGGCGGCATTCTTCTGTACGAATGGCTCGGCCCCTGA
- a CDS encoding Glu/Leu/Phe/Val family dehydrogenase: MPFNFDVYERSAYREPAPIDHDSPFQSMMERFDVAAEILELSPGFYDYLCRPARMHVTSIPVEMDSGRVKVFEGYRVIHNNVLGPSKGGIRFAPDVTLNEVKALAGWMTWKCSLVDLPFGGAKGGVSCNPEEMSPGELERLTRRYTADLFDVFGPDKDIPAPDMNTNEQIMAWVLDTYSMHARRTENAVVTGKPVGLGGSKGRRQATGRGVMTVTLAAMEQIGLAPGDCTVAVQGFGNVGATAADLLGEQGCTVVAVSDITGGYYNKDGLDLKAMQAYTQQNGGTLAGYEEAQHITNEELLTLDVDVLVPAAKEDQIDREIAEGLGARIVVEGANGPTHPEADEVLAEKEVLVIPDILANAGGVTASYFEWVQNRQGFFWTEEEVNRRLDRMMGEAFDKVYTAADEYDVSLRIAAYVVGIRRVAEALRMRGIYA; the protein is encoded by the coding sequence ATGCCGTTCAACTTCGACGTATACGAACGATCGGCGTACCGTGAGCCGGCCCCGATCGACCACGACAGCCCGTTCCAGTCCATGATGGAGCGGTTTGACGTGGCTGCCGAAATCCTTGAGCTCAGTCCCGGCTTCTACGATTATCTTTGCCGCCCGGCACGGATGCACGTGACGTCGATCCCCGTGGAGATGGACTCGGGCCGCGTGAAGGTCTTTGAAGGGTACCGGGTCATCCACAACAACGTCCTGGGGCCCAGCAAGGGCGGCATCCGCTTCGCGCCGGACGTGACGCTCAACGAGGTGAAGGCGCTGGCCGGCTGGATGACGTGGAAGTGCTCGCTGGTGGACCTGCCCTTTGGCGGAGCGAAGGGAGGCGTGTCGTGCAACCCGGAGGAGATGAGCCCGGGGGAGCTGGAACGCCTCACGCGCCGTTACACCGCCGATCTCTTCGACGTGTTTGGCCCGGACAAGGACATCCCGGCCCCCGACATGAACACGAACGAGCAAATCATGGCGTGGGTGCTGGACACGTACTCGATGCATGCCCGCCGGACCGAGAATGCCGTCGTGACGGGCAAGCCCGTCGGGCTCGGGGGGTCAAAGGGGCGTCGGCAGGCCACCGGCCGGGGCGTGATGACCGTGACGCTCGCCGCGATGGAGCAGATCGGCCTCGCGCCGGGCGACTGCACCGTGGCCGTCCAAGGCTTCGGCAACGTCGGGGCCACGGCTGCTGACCTGCTGGGCGAGCAGGGCTGCACCGTGGTGGCCGTCAGCGACATTACGGGGGGGTACTACAACAAGGACGGGCTTGATCTGAAGGCGATGCAGGCCTACACGCAGCAGAATGGGGGCACGCTGGCGGGCTACGAGGAGGCGCAGCACATCACCAACGAAGAGCTTCTGACGCTCGACGTGGACGTCCTCGTGCCGGCGGCTAAGGAAGATCAAATTGACCGCGAGATCGCCGAGGGCCTTGGCGCCCGGATCGTAGTGGAGGGGGCGAACGGGCCCACCCATCCCGAAGCTGACGAAGTGCTGGCGGAAAAGGAGGTGCTCGTCATCCCGGACATCCTGGCGAATGCAGGGGGCGTGACGGCGTCGTACTTCGAATGGGTGCAGAACCGACAGGGCTTCTTCTGGACCGAGGAGGAGGTGAATCGCCGCCTCGACCGGATGATGGGGGAGGCGTTCGACAAGGTCTACACGGCGGCGGACGAATACGACGTGTCCCTCCGCATCGCGGCGTACGTGGTTGGGATCCGACGGGTGGCCGAGGCGCTTCGGATGCGCGGGATCTACGCGTAG